The following proteins are co-located in the Carassius gibelio isolate Cgi1373 ecotype wild population from Czech Republic chromosome A21, carGib1.2-hapl.c, whole genome shotgun sequence genome:
- the LOC127941646 gene encoding uncharacterized protein LOC127941646, with the protein MPQTADPISHGEDVNIWLRGITDSLTPKTFELLLFLIIILILRRFLTQDPSQNNNHEELVKITSSLSYAFTTQLKLSDKHITHLQEELTRAERRIDKLEVKVQDQLKAPSEREQDTTEQVMKLQAALAAAQLDQQHATAAQKDLVNRLQYAEQLLEKAKIDIRNKNSENSALKDHLERYRTETDNLTQQLDDTNDELYMVRKELQSAYKHKQEPRKEKPLLASSLLSRAESHVQELAYDERSEGPQPKTSPAFATQPFPANERKPPIQGLEAAHGMTIKDLNKLSKNISRFNPNSTESPDIQAYLRDIEFHLEVRPHVTDRDWLYLLRATSSPEVRNFLDRQPSQTKSNYQRLREVLIKEFTDPESEHGLLTALETKQGRQETPQAYYNRLRQAYFGAHNSPDLEEDVNFKTLFLKNLHPGVSHHLGVMACPNSMTIQQLRDLTQKAYNKQKLASKKGNKTSTLLNSVNKDSSLALDDTQWHHNTRVFHQEHRERDAHIHDRFQPNCRKNPWDQPRFSRNQKDNIWKPNQISKGNHLTHPRATRVGKRQQNPPQHHSDMHSAEYSQEHNRLPLEDTEQVMEQLREFLQDNLHAGDHKVESCSL; encoded by the coding sequence atgccgcagactgcagaccccatttcccatggggaagatgtgaacatttggctgagaggcataacagatagcctcactccaaagacatttgaactgttattatttttaataataatcctaatcctgagaagattcctgacacaagatccaagccagaacaacaaccacgaggagctagtcaagatcacaagctcactaagctatgccttcaccacccagctgaaactgagcgacaagcacatcacccaccttcaagaggagctgacacgtgctgaacgtcgcatagacaagctggaagtgaaagttcaagatcaactcaaagcacccagcgagagggagcaggatacaacagaacaagttatgaagctccaagcagccctggcagcagctcagctcgaccagcaacatgcaacggctgctcagaaagacctggtaaacagactccagtatgccgaacagctactagagaaagccaagatagacatcagaaacaagaattctgaaaatagtgctttgaaagaccaccttgaaaggtacagaactgaaacggacaatctgacccaacaactagacgataccaacgatgagctctacatggtcagaaaagaactccaaagtgcttacaagcacaaacaagagccaaggaaagagaaacctctcttagcctcatcactgctgagcagagcagagtcccacgtccaagaactggcatatgacgaaaggagcgaagggccacaacccaaaacctcacctgccttcgccacacaaccctttcctgccaacgaaagaaaacctcccatccaaggccttgaagctgcacacgggatgacaatcaaagacctcaacaagctgtctaaaaacatcagcaggttcaacccgaactccacagagagccccgacatccaagcttacctgcgagatatcgaatttcacctggaagtgagacctcatgtgactgacagagactggttatacctccttagagccacgtccagtcccgaggtacgaaactttctagatcgacagcccagtcaaaccaagtcaaactaccagcgacttcgtgaggtcctgattaaagagtttacagacccagagtctgaacatggactgttaactgccttggaaaccaaacaaggtcgtcaagagactccacaagcttattacaaccgactccgacaagcctactttggtgcacacaacagccctgaccttgaagaggatgtgaacttcaaaaccctcttcctaaagaatctgcaccctggagtcagtcaccatctaggtgtcatggcctgtccgaactccatgaccatccaacagttgcgtgacctaacacagaaggcctataacaagcagaagttggcctcaaagaaaggtaacaaaacctcaacactcttgaactctgtcaacaaagactcaagtcttgcactggacgacacccagtggcatcacaacaccagagtcttccatcaagagcacagagaacgtgacgcccatatccacgaccgctttcagcccaactgccggaaaaatccatgggaccagccacgcttctcaagaaaccaaaaggataacatctggaaacctaaccagatatccaaaggtaatcacctgactcatccaagagcaactcgtgtgggtaagcgacaacaaaacccacctcagcaccactcagacatgcacagtgctgagtactcacaagaacataaccgcttaccattagaagacacggaacaagtcatggaacaactaagagagttccttcaagacaatttacatgcaggtgaccacaaagttgagtcatgctcgctgtga